Proteins from a single region of Ziziphus jujuba cultivar Dongzao chromosome 1, ASM3175591v1:
- the LOC107425219 gene encoding mitochondrial import inner membrane translocase subunit TIM23-2, producing MAHPTSSSDHERGSDPNTRLYDPYRDLQVPSRYLYQLPTSHEFVFVEEAKRQRRSWGDNITFYTGTSCLGGAVAGGASGFVTGVKSFEPGDTTKLRITRILNASGHTGRAWANRLGVIGLMYAAVEGGVNAVRDSDDVWNSVAAGLATGALYRAARGVRSAAVAGALGGALVGVAVTAKQVLKRYVPI from the coding sequence ATGGCTCACCCGACCTCCTCATCGGATCACGAGAGAGGATCCGACCCAAATACCCGACTTTACGATCCCTACCGCGACCTTCAGGTTCCGAGCCGTTACCTCTACCAGCTCCCAACCTCCCATGAGTTCGTCTTCGTTGAAGAAGCTAAACGCCAACGCCGATCCTGGGGTGACAACATTACCTTCTATACGGGCACCAGTTGTCTTGGCGGTGCGGTAGCTGGCGGCGCCTCCGGCTTCGTTACCGGCGTAAAGTCCTTCGAACCCGGCGACACCACGAAGCTCCGAATTACTCGGATACTCAACGCCTCCGGACATACGGGTAGGGCTTGGGCGAATCGGTTAGGTGTGATCGGGTTGATGTACGCGGCTGTTGAAGGTGGCGTCAATGCGGTTAGGGATAGTGACGATGTGTGGAATAGTGTGGCGGCGGGGCTGGCTACCGGCGCTCTGTATAGGGCGGCGAGAGGGGTTAGGTCGGCGGCTGTGGCGGGTGCGCTCGGTGGTGCTCTGGTTGGTGTAGCCGTGACGGCGAAGCAGGTGCTCAAGCGATATGTTCCGATTTGA